The following are encoded in a window of Polynucleobacter sp. VK25 genomic DNA:
- a CDS encoding homoserine dehydrogenase — MKPIQVGLLGIGTVGGGVFTVLERNQDEITRRAGRGIRINTVADLNVERAKELVKDRAQVVNDARAVINNPEIDIVVELIGGYGIAKDLVLEAIAAGKHVVTANKALIAVHGNEIFKAAHAKGVMVAFEAAVAGGIPIIKALREGLTANRIEWIAGIINGTTNFILSEMRDKGLDFGTVLKEAQRLGYAEADPTFDIEGVDAAHKATIMSAIAFGIPMQFEKAHIEGITKLDAIDIKYAEQLGYRIKLLGIAKKTSTGVELRVHPTLIPSKRLIANVEGAMNAVQVFGDAVGTTLYYGKGAGSEPTASAVIADLVDITRLLSADAEHRVPYLAFQPDAVHDTPVLPIGEITTSYYLRLRVADQAGVLADITKILASHGVSIDALLQKEADEGESQTDLVALTHETKEKNMLAAIKEIQALKTVAGEVVKIRLENLS, encoded by the coding sequence GCGTAACCAGGATGAGATTACTCGTCGTGCTGGGCGCGGTATTCGGATTAATACAGTTGCTGATTTAAATGTAGAGCGCGCCAAGGAGTTGGTTAAAGATCGCGCACAAGTAGTCAATGATGCACGTGCAGTGATTAATAACCCAGAGATCGATATTGTTGTTGAGTTAATCGGTGGTTACGGTATCGCTAAAGATTTAGTTCTCGAAGCTATCGCCGCTGGCAAGCATGTAGTCACAGCTAACAAGGCATTGATCGCAGTACACGGCAATGAGATCTTTAAAGCGGCGCACGCTAAAGGCGTGATGGTGGCCTTTGAAGCTGCCGTTGCAGGCGGTATCCCCATTATTAAAGCTTTGCGTGAAGGTTTAACTGCTAACCGCATCGAATGGATTGCCGGCATTATTAACGGCACAACCAATTTCATCTTGTCAGAGATGCGTGATAAAGGTTTGGATTTCGGAACCGTTCTTAAAGAAGCGCAACGTTTGGGTTACGCAGAAGCGGATCCTACTTTCGATATCGAAGGAGTTGATGCTGCGCATAAAGCCACCATCATGAGTGCGATTGCATTTGGTATTCCAATGCAGTTTGAAAAAGCACACATTGAAGGCATTACTAAATTGGATGCGATTGATATCAAATACGCAGAGCAATTGGGTTATCGCATCAAGTTACTTGGCATCGCTAAGAAAACGTCAACAGGTGTTGAGTTGCGCGTGCACCCAACCTTAATTCCTTCTAAGCGTTTGATTGCAAACGTTGAAGGCGCTATGAATGCCGTTCAGGTATTTGGTGATGCTGTTGGAACTACTTTGTATTACGGCAAAGGCGCTGGCTCGGAGCCAACCGCTTCAGCGGTGATTGCAGACTTGGTGGATATCACGCGCTTGCTTAGTGCAGATGCTGAGCACCGTGTTCCTTACTTGGCCTTCCAACCAGATGCCGTTCATGACACGCCGGTATTGCCGATTGGTGAGATCACTACTAGTTACTATTTGCGTTTGCGTGTAGCTGATCAAGCTGGCGTATTGGCTGACATCACGAAGATCTTGGCGTCACATGGTGTTTCAATCGATGCGCTCTTGCAAAAAGAGGCTGATGAGGGCGAGAGTCAAACAGATTTGGTGGCCCTGACTCACGAAACCAAAGAAAAGAACATGCTTGCAGCCATCAAAGAGATTCAAGCTCTCAAAACTGTTGCGGGCGAAGTGGTTAAGATCCGTTTAGAAAATCTGTCTTAA